Proteins from one Fragaria vesca subsp. vesca linkage group LG6, FraVesHawaii_1.0, whole genome shotgun sequence genomic window:
- the LOC101294871 gene encoding ATP-dependent DNA helicase PIF1-like codes for MPRCIEDELFIDVPQEDIDAIDHLNNDQTVAFNTIMSTVDGKESALFFVDGPGGTGKTYLYRALLANLRRMNHIVLATTSSGIAANIMPGGRTARSRFKIPLKVLPSSMCSIGKQSSRAQLVRDSTAVIWDEAPMTNRDVFKLVDRTFQDIMDVELPFGGKIMIFGGDFRQVLPVIPKGTRSQLIEASIMRSSFWPDTRILRLRQNMRSINDHRFADFLLRVGDGSEQVIHDDMIRLPESMVIPWQSDQSIFQIIDKVFPNLGDHVGDARYMVDRALITPLNDDADMLNEKTISMFPSEEITFYSFDSVSARVFKFNNRKWFLPKFD; via the coding sequence ATGCCGAGATGTATTGAAGATGAACTTTTTATCGATGTCCCTCAAGAAGATATTGATGCAATTGATCATCTTAACAATGACCAAACGGTTGCCTTCAACACCATAATGTCTACTGTGGATGGAAAAGAAAGTGCTTTGTTTTTTGTCGATGGTCCTGGAGGAACTGGGAAAACGTATCTATATCGTGCGTTGTTAGCAAATTTAAGAAGAATGAATCATATAGTCTTAGCAACAACATCATCTGGAATAGCGGCAAACATAATGCCCGGCGGGAGGACAGCTCGCTCCAGATTCAAGATTCCCCTGAAAGTACTACCTTCATCCATGTGTTCCATAGGTAAACAGTCTTCACGGGCGCAATTGGTACGAGATTCCACTGCAGTTATATGGGATGAGGCACCTATGACAAATCGAGATGTCTTTAAATTAGTTGATCGAACTTTTCAGGACATAATGGACGTGGAACTTCCTTTTGGTGGTAAAATAATGATTTTTGGGGGAGATTTTCGTCAAGTCCTTCCTGTCATTCCTAAAGGAACAAGGTCTCAACTCATCGAAGCCTCGATTATGAGATCATCGTTTTGGCCAGATACAAGGATATTGAGACTGAGGCAGAATATGAGATCCATAAATGACCACCGATTTGCAGATTTTCTATTACGTGTTGGCGATGGGAGTGAACAAGTCATACATGACGACATGATAAGATTACCAGAAAGCATGGTGATTCCTTGGCAAAGCGACCAATCTATCTTTCAAATTATTGACAAAGTTTTCCCAAATCTTGGTGATCACGTAGGAGATGCAAGATACATGGTGGATAGAGCATTGATCACTCCTTTGAACGATGATGCAGACATGTTGAATGAAAAGACGATCAGTATGTTTCCTAGTGAAGAAATTACATTTTACTCATTTGACTCTGTATCAGCCAGAGTTTTTAAATTCAATAACCGTAAGTGGTTCCTACCAAAATTTGATTGA
- the LOC101298141 gene encoding ras-related protein RABE1a-like: protein MAAPPARARADYDYLIKLLLIGDSGVGKSCLLLRFSDGSFTTSFITTIGIDFKIRTIELDGKRIKLQIWDTAGQERFRTITTAYYRGAMGILLVYDVTDESSFNNIRNWIRNIEQHASDNVNKILVGNKADMDESKRAVPTSKGQALADEYGIKFFETSAKTNLNVEEVFFSIARDIKQRLADTDSKAEPQTIRINQPDQGAGAAQAAQKSACCGS from the exons ATGGCTGCACCACCTGCCCGAGCTCGAGCTGATTACGATTACCTCATTAAGCTCCTCCTCATCGGCGACAGCG GTGTTGGTAAGAGTTGCCTTCTTCTGCGTTTCTCTGATGGGTCCTTTACAACTAGTTTTATTACAACCATCGG TATTGATTTCAAGATAAGGACCATAGAGCTTGATGGAAAAAGAATTAAATTGCAAATTTGGGATACTGCTGGTCAAGAACGATTTCGAACAATTACAACTG CTTACTATCGTGGAGCCATGGGTATTTTGCTCGTGTATGATGTCACTGATGAGTCATCATTTAACA ACATTAGGAATTGGATTCGTAACATAGAACAACATGCTTCTGATAATGTCAACAAGATCCTTGTTGGTAACAAGGCTGACATGGATGAAAGCAAAAGG GCTGTACCGACTTCAAAGGGTCAAGCACTTGCTGATGAATATGGCATCAAATTCTTTGAGACA AGTGCAAAGACAAATCTGAATGTGGAGGAGGTCTTCTTTTCAATAGCTCGGGATATTAAGCAAAGACTTGCTGATACTGACTCGAAGGCTGAG CCTCAGACAATCAGGATTAACCAACCAGACCAGGGAGCCGGGGCTGCTCAAGCTGCCCAAAAATCAGCCTGCTGTGGTTCTTAA